One genomic segment of Lampris incognitus isolate fLamInc1 chromosome 2, fLamInc1.hap2, whole genome shotgun sequence includes these proteins:
- the LOC130107641 gene encoding serine/threonine-protein kinase 35-like, translating to MKEGAMDRTPGGRRRRSMRLYCKQTGAQDESVTRGNANVLRSLSVGNTEDNDMEDDPGLLKNGSLCHRVIAPRYSLLREVGRGSYGVVYEAVARRSGAKVAVKKLRCDAPESVELALQEFWALASLEKRHQNVVQLEECVLQRNGMAQKMSHGNKRSKQYLRLVETSLKGERVLSHPEEPCYLWFVMEFCEGGDLNQFILSRQPNPRTNNSFMLQLTSAVAFLHENNIVHRDLKPDNILISEKSGTPVLKVADFGLSKVCAGLENVGKGKEGEDKNKNINVNKFWLSSACGSDFYMAPEVWEGHYTAKADIFALGIIIWAMLERITFVDAESKRELLGTYVRHGEDIVPVGEALLENPKMVLNIPLRRRSSMSEGVKKLLRDMLSVNPQDRPDAFELQARMDQVMCAA from the exons ATGAAGGAGGGAGCCATGGATCGTACACCAGGCGGTCGCCGGCGGAGGAGTATGAGATTGTACTGCAAACAAACGGGAGCGCAGGATGAATCGGTTACGAGGGGAAACGCAAACGTTTTGAGATCTCTGAGCGTGGGAAACACGGAGGACAATGACATGGAGGATGATCCTGGTCTTCTCAAAAATGGCAGTTTGTGCCATCGAGTCATAGCACCCCGCTACAGCTTGCTGCGCGAAGTGGGAAGGGGCAGTTACGGCGTTGTTTACGAGGCAGTTGCCCGACGGTCGGGCGCAAAAGTTGCAGTGAAGAAACTCCGCTGTGATGCACCGGAAAGTGTCGAGTTGGCCTTGCAGGAATTTTGGGCGCTGGCCAGCTTGGAGAAACGACACCAGAATGTGGTGCagttggaagagtgtgtgttgcaaAGAAACGGCATGGCACAGAAAATGAGCCATGGGAATAAAAGATCCAAGCAATATTTGCGGTTGGTGGAGACTTCGTTGAAAG GTGAGAGAGTGCTCAGTCACCCTGAGGAGCCCTGCTACCTGTGGTTTGTCATGGAGTTCTGTGAAGGTGGTGACCTCAACCAGTTTATCTTGTCTCGCCAACCCAACCCACGaaccaacaacagcttcatgCTCCAGCTAACCAGTGCTGTGGCATTTTTGCATGAAAACAACATTGTCCACCGGGACCTCAAGCCAGACAACATTCTCATCTCAGAGAAGTCAGGGACTCCGGTCCTCAAGGTTGCTGACTTTGGCCTCAGTAAAGTTTGTGCTGGTTTGGAAAATGTTGGCAAGGGGAAAGAAGGGGAGGACAAGAATAAAAATATCAACGTGAACAAGTTCTGGTTGTCGTCGGCCTGCGGCTCAGACTTCTACATGGCTCCCGAGGTGTGGGAGGGCCACTACACAGCCAAAGCTGACATCTTTGCCCTAGGCATCATCATCTGGGCTATGCTGGAAAGAATTACTTTTGTCGATGCTGAGTCCAAACGGGAACTGTTGGGTACATATGTGAGACATGGAGAAGACATTGTGCCAGTAGGTGAGGCACTTCTAGAGAACCCAAAGATGGTACTGAATATTCCACTGAGACGTAGATCGTCCATGTCTGAGGGGGTAAAGAAGCTTTTACGGGACATGTTGTCGGTCAATCCTCAGGACCGGCCGGATGCATTTGAGCTGCAGGCTAGAATGGACCAGGTTATGTGTGCTGCGTGA